The genomic window ctgctccgccgctacctccctgcgcctacgctccacggctcattgtgacgcccaccaccttcctgcgacgccacgggtggggcgcccgccacctgctcgacccgcggcgcggcctccttccgtgcgcccggccggagcgctcaaaggtggggggctgctggagctatttgaactaggaggaagaaccctagggcgaaatggagagcagcggcgatcccggagtatttggcgaggcaggcatcgggccggagatccgccgcgtccacgactgggttcccgaggggtaagtctcgcctcgattgagcttagttgtgcatttgaacactcaattcgagtaggtttgcccaattagtgtgctgattgcgtctctgttttttgccggttaggatggagttgcggtttgctttcatggtgcacattagaagggaccggtacatgttcgatgcaaaggataagaagaaataccaaggaggttttgattatcggttgccaatggctagtaattggagtttcagacaatttggggaggtaatttgtagccaatatccttggggtttgcttgatgaagtggtttacaaatactatgatgggggaaagaattgggtgacagttagtaatgatgaagagctagctaccatgtttgttaggcataaagagaaagataatttccatgtgaggctgcaagttgatgtgcttgagcaggcatttggacctaggatggcgggtgcaacatctcggggagaatcaagtcgtcgtaatggcatctctagccagaacagttcagttggtgcacggcgacgtgatggctcgacaagtgtgggcaacagcagtagggtcccccttgaagtggagcctgatggctacaattctggggttgatgaagagaagttatattctgatgttattcagaatttacgacgggcacctagggctgaaaaccaagatgaggctcacaatgcagtccgtgtggatgatgacgcgatggatgaggacgaagaccttgcagctgttcaatgggaccctttgaaccctcaaatggaagaaggtacagtttttgcatccatgaatgagtgtagaaatgcacttgtgacatactgcatcaaggtagaacgtactttcaaagttgacaagagcgatcaagtacgttacagagtgcactgtccgactgagggttgtccatggaggctgcttgcagctaaaatgcggaatagcactaatgttcaggtcaaagtgaatccttttaagcacacatgtcaggaatcaacccttaggaaggatacaatcagtagagccaagtcaagatgggtggcagaagaagtaaaaaagtgggtgaaagaaaaccagcaagtgggtccaaaggaattgcagaagaacatcaaagataagttcaagatagatttaccatacatgaggttgttcaatggtaaacaacatgctatggattctatttatggtaactggcaggaaagttttcaattgttgtattcattcaaaggtgaagtggagaggacaagcccaggtagtattgtagatattgatcaccacaccgtggagtacacattcaggggagtgacaaagaccaaggaatgttttagaagggtttttgtctgctttgaggcttgtcgccggggttttttggcaggctgcaggccttatttggctattgatgccacttttctcacaggaaggtttaaaggacagttagtagcagcttgtgcagttgatgcacatagttttgtatttccagttgcctatggtgtgctagagacagagtctgaggagagctggacttggtttttgcataatctccgccgggctattgcacatcccaatgggttggtcattcatacagatgcctgcaaaggtttagaagtggccgtggacaatgtgttccctggagtagagcatagggaatgcatgcgtcaccttgctgcaaatttcatgaagaaattcaaaggaaaggtgtataccgacaatttatggccagcatctttgacatgcagtgtgaagaagcacaactaccacttgaggcagttatacatgaatcccaaagtgaaagaatacttggaaacacaccactccaagttatgggctagaagccaattcagtgaagtgagcaaagttgactatgtgcacaataatctagcagagtctttcaactcaacgatccggaaactaaagggtcattatgtggtggatttgcttgacagaataaggatagaatacatgcagaaatttcattatcgtgcaggaatagccgaggcaaaattcatgggccacattatcatccctgccgtgatgaatgaactgaagcagaagacaacaggcttggaaatgaacatgacgctttgctcgggtaccacagcagagatatcatatttggataaagagaagagggaatggagatatccagtggatttagaagctagaacttgcagttgtaggcaatggcagataactgggttgccatgcattcatgccttgtttttcatcacttctctcccaggtccagcagggaacatacaacagtatgtgcatgattactactctgttgcaaggttcaaagccacatatgcttatgccttgcctgctatggagagaaaacaacaatgggacatggtggaccctggattcaagctttgcgctccagttctgaagagagcagcaggtagaccaagaaAGAGTCGAATaagacctcgcagcgaaggagctggacttggagcgaggaagcgtaagtgcacaagatgtggtgggtctggtcatttcggtaagtattgtgataacacagtagatccagcattcggagagagtttcgatgaaggcttcgatgaaaatgttggtcagcagccggttgcctcaacagatgatgaaaatgttggtcaacagccggttgcctcaacagatgatgaaaatgatggtcaacagccggatgattttgacgatgatccaaaatatcctccaaataatgattcaagtgaggctccaaatggtaatccaagtgaggctctaaatggtgatcatggtgatccaagtgaggctccaaatgatgatccaagtgaggctccaaatggtgaccaaccttctgttgttgtgagttctgctaggtatgtaaatcttgcaagggtcaaatactactgtacatctatcacttgacacgatctcattaccgtttatgtttggaccctttatgttttgcacagctctatggtaggtttgaagaagacgcgcaaggtaccgacaaccaagagaagaagagaagaaacaatgagcacaaggtgcacgaggagcaaagtgatgacaagaagctcaaggaacagacagaagccccaacgctatctatgaacaattatgaaacattatgaataaggaatgatgttgtattatgaaacatttatcacttgacatgttgtatttctgttggatgatgttggacctatgttagaagtatgtttgacatgatgtttaaatatctgttggatgatgtttgaatgagcacatggtttttcctttttttgatttttttgaattttattttgctcatttaaattctggtcaaacctaactttgaccaagatttaagcaagtctaaaacatcaaaatgaaaaactaagcctggatacttcttagtcaatccaaaatgaagttgtggtgaggtttttgaaattttcatgaaaaatgtgctaaaaagaggggtccaaaggtagggtaaacggcctcatttctaagcaaggtttttttcgaccttatctaaatcagtcaaataactttcctacacatatattctatatgtacagactatgtgcgctggtttttccttttttgattttttttaaatttgttttgctcatttgaattctggtcaaacttaactttgaccaagatttaaacaagtgtaaaacatcaaaatgaaaaactaagcctggatccttcttagtcactccaaaatgaagctgtggtgagttttttgaaattttcatgttcatttccccaaaacacttctcttcacttcatacaagagagtttgagatactcgagatatcatacaatacacatgaacttatcatttaaatgtatgtaaagcttgtttatcaacttaaatcgttagtatatgacataagaagactatgtgcgcaggtttttcatttttctgatttttatttaatttattatgctcatttgaaatctggtcaaacatagctttgactgctccaaacccctcccaaaccccgctaaccctagcgctgaataaggaccgttcatctaaccctagcggtgatcaagggccgtcgatctaacccttctagaaggaatctgcggggaggagaggggcgatccgcgagatgcaatctgattggctgggagattgtttttttaacaaatatcgggcgcgctggatggaccgttgggccgtctcgttgtctgaGCCTGAGACtgcagtaaatagcccgtctcagcctttccaggccttgcatgcatggaggCGGCTACGTGGGTTTGCgcatgcgcgggaggcggcgacgtgcatgcatgcgagtgaggcgagcgaggcgcgctaggcgagctaggctagcgaggcgagctaggtggtTCAGGGCAGTGGTTCAGGGCAGCGGTTCACATGCACTGCCCGGTCAAAGATGCAtcgttttcgtgcaaaaatttaagtgtgcaaaacgtaacggatacacacacgcgtccggattcacacacgcaccgttctcatactttctctcttcctctcccacccacaggcctataaatggggtgcctctcttcctctcccatccacaagccagatccgatcctctccaacttcaaacacccaagcgaccgagccctccccaagcgagaccaagtgaagaagatgcagttcaacgggccgaccttcagccgtccgcctgtggtgccggagctgcgctacccaccgggcgtgctcgtggagagggagctccgtgtgtgggctatttcaaggtggaggggttccgtcgaactcacccgcgccttcctcagagccggctatgcccacctcccacggggctcgccgaggatgttcaccctcaacgaggttcgtgaccgcggcggcatcctcctactgctcacggtcaccttcaccaacccatttgacgcgcgcgagctcctcggccaagtcttttggtgcggctgcgaggccatcttcttcaccgtctacaacatctacaccaactacgagcgcatcttccccgctccaggccagatgcactcccttccctacgacgaggaggaggaggtgtgaagatgaagacggtgttgaaggggcgcgcgcggccaaggtggaagaaggaggtcaagatgaagatgttcaagcccggagtcaagctcgtcatgtttggttttttattttgttgcttttctatgtcgtgtcgtgtcgtgtcatgtttcatcatgtgtccgtgaactgtccgtgaacttatctaagttattgtaatggtacggtgtgttccatcttattatgtgtgttaaaaaatgtccgtgcccaaacttatcatttcttccctaaacaagtcatgaagttcgagaacATGTGGTTttcggagggggtgagaagccctctgtttcattcaaacaaaaagtcatgaactaacatgcaaatttattccctttaaatcctaaaccaagtgccactctaaccctaaaccaagtgccactctgaccaaaatcatgtggtagtgcaacatacattttcaaccttccaaccctccaaaatttaagtgcaaaacaaaggaaaaccactctcacgcgtgtgcaacattcacggtctcactatttttttaaaaaaagaaaattcacagtctcactatgtataccttctttccctacccatgtcaaagtcttgccatctgtcctagcggttaccggcgtagccctaaacaccacaaacccacgcggtcctgggttcgagtccccaggcgcaccaattttttgtgcattttccacccttcattttttagacatattatgtttttctcaatgtaatgcccttaaaaaatgttcatttattttgacacctggcgtaaacctctaccagagctgaggcacatttttcatgacattttggtctttcatttaaatcacggtgtatttgaattggattaattaacAGCTCCAATTTTTTTTTAACATTAATTGTTTGGCtccggaataattcaattagcttccacaaaaagtttcagcattatgatttactgcctaaattaaatcagaatagcaaacagaaaaatacgcaagaaaacccatgaatgggcctaattggatgcagttggcccattagtctagcctgcacttggatctacgctctgaatttggcccaagagcaacctttttttggacagaaaggcagagcagagagctgcatttcattgatcaaaagtttctgaattcctaatttcttctctttttttccaacatatttaaatgttggtcacttcttctctttttgtttcaacatttaaacaactttaaccaacatttaaactaggtgaatttctcaaacaatttcaagattacaaattccttcataattcatgcttttccatacattttcaacattacaaccagtgcgattaccatacctacaaatgtccaaaagtatttgcaaatgggtattggtagtgcttgatcttcaagcttcctaaccttcttcttcaacatcctaagctcaatagctagctctctgtcagtgcgtgcttcgccatccatctcttcttccggagctcgtggtgtggccactgccgttcgtggcaacatgcgcaaccattcttcatgctcttcttgcagttcattcatcagagtcttggccagagcatcgacccaaagaaagaagcatgtcacctgcatgaacactaaacagatcaacccattgctcaaacatcccgacgacgaaaatggtgcaattgccccgattcttaccccattctcactgcacacgtagaacggacgattctggttcctcggtgtctgagaaacccttcgatcaacgcccgcccggcaccgcggacagacgaagacaggcatgtccacacgcgcccggctctgcatccgcgaggtggcgcgggagcttgaggaagacatggagctcggagccgaaggggatctcaacgccgccgcgccctccactgccagcttcccaccgccgcgccctccacagctagcttcccgccgccgtgctctctctctcgccgtggtcaccgccgtgctctctgtcgccgtggtcaccaccgctgtcgcccgcttatatagcacacccgccaacggctctctgctcaacggctctttgctgggtcccacaagccacgcgtgcaacggtctgaataaaattggccgtttctgccgcctggtcccacctgtaagggccgagtcaaaaggttgacctgacggagacggcagagttcacggaacgagtcggtgcgcacggactaggggcaaaactgagcacaattcgcatctgagggcaaaactgagcacatggacaccactgagggcaaaacgATAATTAGCCCTTGTTAATTCGATCCAGCGGGGCTAAAGTCACTCTGTCCGAGAGAAGAGACGAGCATGGCAGGTCTTGCCAGCTTGTGTTCCAGTTTTTTTAGGAGCAAACAAGCAAGGTCTTATGAGCTGTGACACTAATCTACCTATCAACCTGAGCCTCATGTTCCAGCAGCTTACGTATTATCCCTCAATGATGCTCCTGCACGGGATGGTTCTCGGTCGGACTGTGACATGAGTTGTAGTTGGCCGTATGCCTACAACCTGGAGTACCTTGGCAGCATAGCTGCTCTAGCTCATGGTGATCTCCCCAAAACACTGTTTGACACTGATCCCGAGGTAATAGCTAGAAGCCTACAACttcaaaagtactccctccgtcccataatgtaagacgttttttgacactacacttgagtcaaaaaatgtcttacattattaAACGAAAGGAGTACTCTTTATTGGATGAAGAAAGCCAAGATAAGAACCACGTAGATATATGAACTCTTTATTGGTTAATGAAGACAATCGAGCTAATCAGTTACCAGAGATCGGATTCCCAAGAAGGTTTTAACATTTACGAACAACTGGAGCTAGTAGGACTAGGAGTCCTTGACCCACAGGATGGCGTTGGCTCTGCTGATAGATGTAACCACCAATTAGCATGTTAATTACTGGGCTGATTATTGGCACCGCTAGCCAATGGTATAATAGCACTGTTCAGGACCTGTTGCATGCAGGTGTAATATATTAAAAaagagggcagcccggtgcatgtagacTAGCCACAATAATGAGTAACATACTCAtattcctagactatgttactatcttcatagtggctagtaacataagtgtggtaacatgcaaagcttcatttattaggttatagactcatattgcattgggacatgtgatgttgcagtaactagctaagttactataactgcctctctcctcattaactcattgccacataagcaaagttgctgagttggactcgatgttactgctgaagttactctcaCTGTGGCTAgtcgtagctcccgcttgcgcagggtccggggaagggtcctgGGCTGATTATTGGCATGCAGGTGTACTATATTGCTTAGATTAATTAGATGGCCGTATGATGTCTGTCCGTCCGCCTCAAGATTTGATAAGAACATGTGAAACTTTGTGTTATGCTTACCTTTGACTGCGTAAGTAGATGAAATTTAAATAAGCTCATTAGGGCAACAAGCGACCTAACTCCCAGTTTTGGCTTGTTAAGCAAATGTGTGTAGTTGGTTTTGTTAAGATTATTTGGTTGCAATTATATACTCAAATATAAGACTGAGAAATATGGTTCTCAAAATAATGAACATGATAAGGCAAAATAAATGAGTCAGCTGAGAGGTCTGTTAGGTTTAACCTTGTCAAGTGCAAATAGTGTGTTGTTCAATCTGCATCACCTCTCATCTACTATCTTCTTGCTTCGGCACATGAAAGCGCTAGGACAACAACCGCGATGTCATCATGTCTGAAAAGTCCTACACCCACTAGATTTGCAGCCACTCATAATTGCGTTCCACGTCTTACCTTTGCTCTGCCAATTAAGATAGGGAGTTCCCATGTTAGACGTACGACCATATAGCATCCGTTCTTTGCCACACAGCACATGCATGATCACCAATTTTGTTTGCTCCCCTTCTGTGTCTTGCTGACACAAATTACAAGTCTTGCATGTCGATGGCTCCTGTCTACTGGTTCTTAGTCTTCATCGGGGTTTGCTGTCTGCCCCCGATGCTCGTCGGGGCTGACGAGCAGCAAGGTGAAGGCTGCTCGCGCTCGGCCAACAGGTGCGGCAACATCACCATCTCTGATCCGTTCTGGCTCGCTGACACAGAGGCGGGAAGATCGTGTGGTATCTTGGACTTCAAGGTCACTTGCTATAATAACAGCACTGCATCCCTGCGGAGCTCCGTGCCCCTCATCCCCGGCTTTGCAATCAACAGTATCTCTTACAAGGAACGCAGCTTGCTAGTCGTTGATGAAGGCAAGCAGAAACTATTGGAAGCCTCCAGCGGTTGCGGCATAAAGATTGGGAACACCTCCGCCAAACTAGACACCCAGTTCAAGATCGACCTCAGCAACCTGAATCTCATCTTGTACAATTGCACGAAGGAAAGCGCGGTGGCTGCTGCACGTCGGGACGGAGGCCTGGTGCAGACAAGTGTGAGGTGCCGGAACGAGTGGGTGGTGTTTGTCCGAGCGGGAGTGCATCACGACCGGATCGGGAACTACGCCAGATACGCCATGGAGGGCTGTGATGCAAGCGTCGTGCCGGTACTGGCCTCATTGTCAGGCAAGACGAACGCAAGCGACTACGAGCAGCTCATCAACGATGGCTTCCTCTTGACATGGGAGGCCCCCCCTCCCCCTCTGCCCGCAGCAGCACGTAAGTTCAACCACCAAATTATGTTTTTAATCAAGTTCGTAGCTACACTAGGACAAGCAGTGCCTAATTTGTTTGCACTTCCCTACTCGAACCAAGCAAATTATTCATGTCAGTGACATTATCCTTTAATTCACTAAGCTCTTTAGGCGTGGAAGCTCTATGAATCAATTGAGATCCCCAATTTGAGACTAGTACATGATTTTGACTTGCTCAACGCGTTGTGCTTTGTGGAATGATATGATGACGTATGAACGCATCAATGCGGCATTAAACGCTTCGGGCGGGAAAGGGTGCGGGCAAGGGAGAGGGTTTGGGTAGGGCAGGGGCAATACTATTTTAATACTAAGAATAAAATGCATTTCGACCCCGTTCTAGTTCTCAATCATTTCGTGGCACCGGGTGTGGCTGAACCATCTACAATGGGGAGAGCGAAGGGAGGAAGCTTAGATAAGAGAATACGCTCTCGCGTCGCTTTTTTTTTAAAAAGCTCTACCAGGTACCAACGAGAAAAAGTGTTTGGCACAGGccaaaaagaggttgatccacttgacccccccccccccccccggcggttTGTGGGATAAATGACGTCCAGACCGCCGAGTGGACCAATACAGGACCGTGCTTGATGGCAAAACACGTCCGTACCACACGGTCTGGGCGGCTGCGGGCGGCTTGAGGGCCCGTGTTGGAGATGCCGTTatcctctttattttttgtttgttcaGCTGAGATGACATGTTAAGAGATGCTGCTATTTTGACGTACATGACATCTTAGAAACTACCGGTTTTCATTTGTTGTCATTCTACTGATCTTTCCCGTTCGAGTTAAAAAATTTATTTGCTTATGTCGCGTGCATTTCTAATAGCTAGTTGCGCTTGGCtgtcaaattgccatggttcattttcatgtttttatttattttgtgatTGATACTTACATTGACTAACCATAATAATTTCACTGCAGATGGTAGGCACAACAAGAAGTTAATTTTGATAGGTATGTCTATCATGGCTTCTGCTCAGAAAATGCATGAGACTTTGTCACAAACTTCCATACTTTGATGCTTTCTAAAGGCAAACTGCTAAGTCTAAAATTAACCAAATTATAGAGATTGCTAAGTctaaaattaaccaaattatggaGATTTCTAATATAATGGCGTGAAATTGAAAGATTCCTAAATGGCTATATTAGAAAAGAGATAGTTTACACAGTCTCATACATATACTGATATACTATCAACTTTACTAAATGATGTTCACTTTTCGTGTTTTTTTACAGTTTCTCTGTCTGCTGCAATCATCTTACTAACATGTCTAGTTTGGGGGGTGCACCGACATAAGCAAAAGATTGGTCTTTTCATCCTCCCAAAGCAGACTGGTAATAAATCAAGCATGGAAGAAATGCTGAGGAGGTATGGACCTTTGGCTCCGAAAAGGTACAAGTACTCAGAGCTAAAACAAATGACTAGCTCTTTCAAGGATAAACTTGGAGAAGGTGGATATGGCACGGTATTTAGGGGTAGCCTAAAAGATGGTTGTGTGGTTGCCGTGAAGCTCCTAAAAGCTTCCAAAGGCAATGGAGAGGAGTTCCTAAATGAAGCAATTAGCATTGGTAGGACATCACATATTAACATTGTCGGTCTGCTCGGTTTTTGCTTAGAAGGAGCTAAGCGAGCCCTTGTTTATGAGTATATGGCTAATGGTTCACTGGAGAAGTATATTTACACAGAGAATTCAGATCTAGTTATTGGATGGGACAAGTTACAACAAATAGCACTTGGCATCGCACGAGGATTGGAATATTTGCATCAAGGATGTAGTACTCGCATCATCCATTTTGAC from Triticum aestivum cultivar Chinese Spring chromosome 3B, IWGSC CS RefSeq v2.1, whole genome shotgun sequence includes these protein-coding regions:
- the LOC123068448 gene encoding rust resistance kinase Lr10-like — translated: MAPVYWFLVFIGVCCLPPMLVGADEQQGEGCSRSANRCGNITISDPFWLADTEAGRSCGILDFKVTCYNNSTASLRSSVPLIPGFAINSISYKERSLLVVDEGKQKLLEASSGCGIKIGNTSAKLDTQFKIDLSNLNLILYNCTKESAVAAARRDGGLVQTSVRCRNEWVVFVRAGVHHDRIGNYARYAMEGCDASVVPVLASLSGKTNASDYEQLINDGFLLTWEAPPPPLPAAAHGRHNKKLILIVSLSAAIILLTCLVWGVHRHKQKIGLFILPKQTGNKSSMEEMLRRYGPLAPKRYKYSELKQMTSSFKDKLGEGGYGTVFRGSLKDGCVVAVKLLKASKGNGEEFLNEAISIGRTSHINIVGLLGFCLEGAKRALVYEYMANGSLEKYIYTENSDLVIGWDKLQQIALGIARGLEYLHQGCSTRIIHFDIKPQNILLDQDFCPKIADFGLAKLCHLKAGSILSVAEARGTIGFIAPEVFSRGFGVVSTKSDVYSYGMMLLEMVGGRINKGKRNTESSSDVYFPNRIYDSIAEQVQTCEVIYDLEEAMRKMALVGLWCIQTNPENRPSMSKVIDMLEKSINELEMPPKPFLSCPSIPSYLSSHTSYGYISSYCSASPAPLP